A single Roseinatronobacter monicus DNA region contains:
- a CDS encoding GNAT family N-acetyltransferase gives MTPEEMARLHAESFTLPPAWNASDFAVFLNDPGCFVLSSRNNTQLAAFALFRVAADEAELLTLATAPTARRQGLARKLLHDGLARARSLGAAQCFLEVAASNDAAILLYQTSGFAQVGLRKAYYRISGRAPVDALVFRAILD, from the coding sequence ATGACGCCCGAGGAGATGGCGCGGCTGCATGCCGAATCCTTCACTTTGCCGCCCGCATGGAATGCCTCTGATTTCGCGGTATTTCTGAATGATCCGGGGTGTTTCGTGCTGAGTAGCCGCAACAATACCCAGCTTGCCGCATTTGCGCTGTTTCGTGTTGCAGCGGATGAGGCGGAGCTTCTGACACTGGCCACGGCCCCGACCGCGCGTCGCCAAGGGCTTGCGCGCAAGCTGTTGCACGACGGGCTTGCACGCGCGCGCAGCCTCGGCGCTGCACAGTGTTTTCTGGAAGTGGCCGCCAGCAACGATGCAGCGATTCTACTCTATCAGACTTCGGGCTTCGCGCAGGTTGGTTTGCGCAAAGCCTATTACCGCATTTCGGGCCGTGCGCCGGTCGATGCGCTTGTGTTTCGTGCAATTCTTGACTGA
- a CDS encoding efflux RND transporter permease subunit: protein MNLSAPFIKRPIGSSVLGIMIMLVGLMGVFGLQTRQYPQVDETVITVATVYPGASADLIQGFVTAPISAAVASAEGVDYITSQSRPSASVVTVQMRLGQDPDVALTEVMSKVQEVRARLPSDAQDPSIVKGTGQTFATMYLAVQNPAMTSEQVTEYIERVIVPRMSTIEGVAESQVMGAANYAMRVWIDPVRLAGQGLTAGEVTQAINDANFLAAPGRTRNELVGYAITMDSTLQTPEAFGNLPVAGSGTEVVRLSDVARVELAAASTDMVVSFDGVAGTFIGVFPSPGSNPLDVSAAVLEELPALQASLPDGMTMELMYDATEQIAASINEVLLTIVQATAIVALIILLFLGSTRSVSVPLVAIPLSLVGTLFILFVMGYSINLLTLLALVLAIGLVVDDAIIVVENVQRHIDEGQAPMEAAFTAMRELSVAIIAMLTTLFAVFLPLFFIGGLTGALFREFAAALAGAVFISGVVALTISPMMAARVLRPGGGENRFQRSLNGAFTWLEGWYVRRLEGTLRFVPVTVMAVVVLTGLTGFLFLNTSSELAPEEDSGALFSFINAPSYATIDYTSHYVSQMRERTADLPELAANFSIVGFGGQTNSGIMLWAFEDWADRDRSQADIQQDLQARIAPIAGVQAFVFAPPSLPGAGGGLPIGLVIQSTGDPSEVYEVADRIRQQAEASGRFLVVQNSMSFDTTQVVVTIDRDRVAALNLPASQIGQTLSLLVGDGATAQFDRDSQSYDVIMQVPQEYRDNPERLGDIYLRARSGELVPLSAVADISTAVAPQSIEQFNQLNSATLTALPMIGTSTGDGLAALEEIAQAELPDGFFLDYEGQSRLEMAEGNTVAIAFALAIVVIYLVLAAQFESLRDPFIVLMSVPLSIFGVIVPLNLGLGTLNIYTQVGLITLIGLITKHGILLVEFANQLRVTKMLDRSAAIVESARLRLRPILMTTAATALGVVPLMLADGAGSAARFAMGLVIFSGITVGTIFTLIVVPTFYVLISKKEIATDPERQAGTVAVK from the coding sequence ATGAACCTGTCTGCACCGTTTATCAAACGTCCTATCGGGTCCAGCGTTCTGGGCATCATGATTATGCTTGTCGGTTTGATGGGCGTCTTTGGCCTGCAAACCCGCCAGTATCCACAAGTTGACGAGACGGTGATTACTGTCGCAACGGTCTATCCCGGCGCATCGGCAGACCTGATCCAAGGCTTTGTCACGGCACCCATCTCGGCGGCTGTCGCCTCGGCTGAAGGGGTGGATTACATCACCAGCCAGTCGCGCCCCTCTGCCTCGGTGGTGACAGTGCAGATGCGGCTGGGGCAAGACCCTGATGTTGCCCTGACCGAAGTCATGTCCAAGGTGCAGGAAGTGCGCGCGCGCCTGCCATCGGATGCGCAAGACCCCAGCATCGTCAAGGGCACCGGCCAGACCTTCGCAACCATGTATCTGGCGGTGCAGAACCCTGCGATGACATCCGAGCAGGTGACCGAGTATATCGAGCGCGTGATCGTGCCGCGCATGTCCACGATTGAGGGCGTGGCCGAAAGTCAGGTCATGGGGGCGGCGAATTACGCCATGCGCGTCTGGATTGACCCGGTGCGACTGGCGGGGCAGGGGCTGACAGCAGGCGAAGTCACACAGGCGATAAATGACGCCAATTTTCTGGCCGCACCGGGCCGGACGCGCAATGAACTGGTCGGCTATGCGATCACAATGGACTCGACCCTGCAAACGCCCGAGGCGTTCGGCAACCTGCCCGTGGCGGGGTCAGGCACCGAAGTTGTCCGCCTGAGCGATGTCGCGCGGGTAGAGTTGGCGGCGGCCTCAACCGATATGGTGGTCAGTTTCGACGGCGTGGCGGGCACGTTTATCGGTGTGTTCCCCAGCCCCGGTTCCAACCCGCTGGATGTGTCTGCCGCTGTGCTGGAGGAGCTGCCCGCCTTGCAGGCCAGCTTGCCCGACGGCATGACAATGGAGTTGATGTATGACGCGACCGAGCAGATCGCGGCCTCTATCAACGAGGTGCTGCTGACCATCGTTCAGGCCACCGCCATTGTGGCCCTGATCATCCTTTTGTTTCTAGGCTCGACCCGATCTGTGTCGGTCCCGCTTGTGGCGATTCCGCTGTCGTTGGTGGGCACTCTGTTTATCCTGTTCGTGATGGGCTACTCGATCAATCTGCTGACACTTCTGGCGCTGGTGCTGGCCATCGGTCTGGTGGTGGATGATGCGATTATCGTGGTTGAAAACGTGCAGCGCCATATCGACGAGGGGCAGGCCCCGATGGAGGCGGCCTTTACCGCGATGCGCGAGTTGTCCGTGGCGATCATTGCCATGCTGACCACACTATTTGCCGTGTTCCTGCCGCTGTTCTTCATTGGCGGGCTGACCGGCGCGCTGTTTCGTGAATTTGCGGCAGCATTGGCGGGGGCTGTCTTTATCTCGGGCGTTGTGGCGCTGACCATCTCGCCGATGATGGCAGCAAGGGTGCTGCGTCCGGGCGGAGGCGAGAACCGCTTTCAACGGTCGCTGAACGGGGCGTTTACCTGGTTGGAAGGGTGGTATGTGCGCCGCCTTGAAGGGACACTGCGCTTTGTGCCGGTCACGGTGATGGCGGTTGTCGTTCTGACCGGGCTGACGGGGTTTTTGTTTCTCAACACCTCGTCCGAACTGGCCCCGGAAGAGGATTCGGGCGCGCTGTTTTCCTTCATCAACGCACCGTCTTACGCCACCATCGACTATACCAGCCATTACGTCAGCCAGATGCGCGAACGCACTGCCGACTTGCCAGAACTGGCCGCGAATTTCTCGATTGTGGGGTTTGGCGGGCAGACCAATTCCGGCATCATGCTATGGGCGTTCGAGGATTGGGCCGACCGCGACCGCAGTCAGGCGGACATACAACAAGACCTGCAAGCGCGCATCGCGCCCATTGCGGGTGTGCAGGCCTTCGTCTTTGCGCCGCCATCCTTGCCGGGCGCGGGCGGCGGGCTGCCCATCGGGTTGGTGATCCAGTCCACGGGTGATCCGTCAGAGGTGTATGAGGTCGCAGACCGCATCCGCCAACAGGCCGAGGCGTCGGGGCGGTTTCTTGTCGTCCAGAACTCCATGTCCTTTGACACCACGCAGGTTGTCGTCACGATTGACCGTGACCGCGTGGCCGCACTGAACCTGCCCGCCAGCCAGATTGGCCAGACCCTCAGCCTGCTTGTGGGCGACGGGGCCACGGCGCAATTCGACCGCGACAGCCAAAGCTATGATGTAATCATGCAGGTGCCGCAGGAATACCGCGACAACCCCGAACGGTTGGGCGACATATACCTGCGCGCGCGCTCGGGCGAGTTGGTGCCGCTGTCTGCTGTCGCTGATATTTCAACCGCAGTTGCCCCGCAATCCATCGAGCAATTTAACCAGCTTAACTCTGCCACGCTGACCGCACTGCCGATGATCGGCACCTCGACCGGTGACGGGCTGGCCGCGCTGGAAGAGATTGCGCAGGCCGAATTGCCCGACGGGTTCTTCCTTGATTATGAGGGCCAGTCGCGGCTGGAAATGGCCGAGGGCAACACGGTTGCCATAGCCTTTGCGCTGGCGATTGTGGTGATTTATCTGGTGCTGGCCGCCCAGTTCGAAAGCTTGCGCGACCCGTTCATCGTGCTGATGTCGGTGCCGCTGTCGATCTTCGGGGTGATTGTGCCGCTGAACCTTGGGCTGGGCACGCTGAACATCTATACGCAGGTGGGCCTGATTACGCTGATCGGGTTGATTACCAAACACGGTATCTTGCTGGTCGAGTTTGCCAATCAGTTGCGCGTCACAAAGATGCTGGACCGCAGCGCCGCCATCGTTGAATCGGCCCGGCTGCGCCTGCGTCCGATCCTGATGACAACAGCCGCCACTGCATTGGGGGTGGTGCCCCTGATGCTGGCCGATGGTGCGGGGTCCGCAGCACGGTTCGCTATGGGTCTGGTGATTTTCTCGGGCATCACCGTTGGCACGATATTTACGCTGATCGTTGTGCCAACTTTCTATGTGCTGATCTCGAAGAAAGAGATTGCCACTGATCCCGAGAGGCAGGCGGGCACTGTGGCGGTTAAGTGA
- a CDS encoding BMP family lipoprotein, translating to MIRISTFTGAASVLALTAGMAQADPALMFDLGGKFDKSFNEAAYNGAERWRAETGGTYREIEMQAAAQRVQFARRLAEAGSNPVVVMGFQNAPTLEEVAPDYPDTSFVLIDAVVDLPNVRSVIFAEHEGSYLVGMLAAMANETGTISFVGGMEIPLIASFACGYAQGAKAVNPDINVIVNYTGDTPAAWNDPVRGGEIARAQISQNSDVVFAAAGGTGLGVLQAAEDAGVFSIGVDSNQNHLHPGSVLTSMLKLVDQAVYDAFTDGPGLEAGVVQMDLAAGGVGYAMDEHNADLISDQMQEMVEAAKAAISTGELVVHDYRVDSVCPAF from the coding sequence ATGATTCGTATTTCGACTTTCACAGGTGCCGCGTCTGTGCTGGCGCTGACCGCAGGCATGGCGCAGGCTGACCCCGCGTTGATGTTCGATCTTGGCGGGAAATTCGACAAATCCTTCAACGAGGCCGCCTATAACGGGGCCGAGCGTTGGCGCGCGGAAACAGGTGGCACCTACCGCGAGATCGAGATGCAGGCCGCCGCACAGCGTGTGCAATTTGCCCGTCGTCTGGCCGAGGCAGGCTCTAACCCCGTGGTTGTCATGGGCTTTCAGAACGCACCCACCTTGGAAGAGGTCGCACCCGATTATCCCGACACATCCTTTGTGCTGATCGACGCTGTGGTGGACCTGCCCAATGTGCGCTCGGTCATCTTCGCCGAGCATGAGGGCAGCTATCTGGTCGGTATGCTGGCGGCGATGGCGAATGAGACGGGCACCATCAGTTTCGTTGGCGGCATGGAAATTCCGCTGATTGCGTCCTTTGCATGTGGCTATGCGCAAGGGGCCAAGGCCGTTAACCCCGACATCAATGTGATCGTCAACTATACAGGCGACACGCCTGCCGCTTGGAATGATCCGGTGCGGGGCGGAGAAATTGCCCGCGCGCAGATTTCGCAGAACTCTGATGTGGTGTTTGCAGCAGCGGGCGGAACGGGCCTTGGCGTACTGCAAGCCGCCGAGGATGCGGGCGTGTTTTCCATCGGTGTCGATTCCAACCAGAACCATCTGCACCCCGGCTCGGTTCTGACCTCAATGCTGAAACTGGTGGATCAGGCGGTTTATGATGCGTTCACCGATGGTCCCGGTCTGGAAGCGGGCGTCGTCCAGATGGATCTGGCCGCTGGCGGTGTGGGATATGCAATGGACGAGCATAACGCCGATCTGATCAGCGATCAGATGCAGGAAATGGTCGAGGCTGCGAAAGCGGCCATCAGCACTGGCGAATTGGTCGTGCATGATTACCGCGTGGACAGCGTCTGCCCGGCATTCTGA
- a CDS encoding NifU family protein, producing the protein MFIQTESTPNPATLKFLPGQEVLGLGTADFPNAEAAAPSPLAQRLFQVSGVTGVFLGSDFITVTKAESVEWQHIKPEVLGAIMEHFQSGAAVMEGEAAASHAAHDGPDSEIVGQIKELLDSRVRPAVAQDGGDITFHGFERGVVYLHMKGACAGCPSSTLTLKMGIENLLRHYIPEVTEVRPVAV; encoded by the coding sequence ATGTTCATCCAAACTGAATCTACCCCCAACCCGGCCACGCTGAAATTCCTGCCCGGTCAGGAAGTGTTGGGGCTTGGCACTGCCGATTTCCCGAATGCCGAAGCGGCTGCCCCATCGCCACTTGCCCAACGCCTGTTTCAGGTGTCAGGCGTGACAGGCGTGTTTCTGGGCAGTGATTTCATCACGGTCACCAAGGCAGAGAGTGTCGAGTGGCAGCATATCAAGCCCGAGGTTCTGGGTGCCATCATGGAGCATTTCCAGTCGGGTGCCGCTGTCATGGAAGGCGAAGCCGCGGCCAGCCACGCCGCACATGACGGCCCCGATTCTGAAATCGTGGGTCAGATCAAGGAATTGCTGGACAGCCGTGTGCGCCCCGCTGTGGCACAGGACGGGGGCGATATCACGTTTCACGGGTTTGAACGTGGCGTCGTCTATCTGCATATGAAAGGGGCCTGCGCGGGTTGCCCCTCATCGACCCTGACGCTGAAGATGGGTATCGAGAATCTGCTGCGCCACTACATTCCCGAAGTGACCGAGGTTCGACCCGTTGCCGTCTGA
- the tsaB gene encoding tRNA (adenosine(37)-N6)-threonylcarbamoyltransferase complex dimerization subunit type 1 TsaB gives MPSDPCILAFDTSAAHCAAALLSGGQILAHTHENMAKGQAERLIPLLNQVLHSAGMEWRDLDALAVGVGPGNFTGIRIGVSAARGLALGLGLPAIGVSIFEARAEGLPRPLYVVEDARRGDVYVQAFNDTDADPFLIQRADLSFTNGAAVVGTLAAEVAAGSNLSAREPRFPLAEAIARVAARKLGTPQPRPAPLYIRAADAAPSSDLPLTILP, from the coding sequence TTGCCGTCTGACCCCTGCATTCTGGCCTTCGACACGTCGGCCGCGCATTGCGCGGCCGCTTTATTGTCGGGGGGGCAGATACTGGCCCATACGCACGAAAATATGGCAAAGGGACAAGCCGAACGCCTGATCCCCTTGCTGAACCAGGTGCTGCACAGCGCCGGTATGGAGTGGCGCGATCTTGATGCGTTGGCGGTAGGTGTCGGGCCGGGCAATTTCACCGGCATCCGCATCGGGGTTTCTGCCGCGCGGGGGCTTGCCTTGGGGTTGGGTTTGCCCGCGATTGGCGTGTCGATTTTCGAGGCCCGCGCCGAAGGGCTGCCACGCCCGCTCTATGTGGTTGAGGATGCGCGCCGGGGCGATGTGTATGTGCAGGCGTTCAACGACACCGATGCCGACCCCTTTCTGATACAGCGCGCGGATCTGAGCTTCACCAATGGGGCCGCAGTTGTCGGCACTCTCGCGGCTGAGGTGGCGGCGGGGTCGAACCTGTCTGCGCGAGAGCCGCGTTTTCCGCTGGCCGAAGCCATCGCACGCGTGGCCGCCCGCAAGTTAGGCACCCCTCAACCGCGTCCTGCACCGCTCTATATCCGCGCTGCGGACGCCGCCCCTTCGTCTGATCTGCCTTTAACGATTCTGCCATGA
- a CDS encoding threonine aldolase family protein — protein MYFASDNTSGMPERIIDAIARANAGYAPGYGTDPLMAEVRAQIRTFFEAPEAEVFLVTTGSAANALALASYCPPWGAVYCHALAHIEVDECGAPEFYTGGAKLTHVAGENGKMAPDALRDTLARAGRGVVHNVQPGILSLTNLTECGTRYTPDEIAAVSAIAKAHGLPVHLDGARFANALAAEGCSPAEMSWRASVDVLSLGGTKNGLMGVEAVVMFDPARAWEFQLRRKRGGHLWSKHRYLSAQMAAWLQDGLWLELATQANAMAAMLEAGLAGRAELLFPRGGNMLFARWPRATHQQMQQAGAQYFLWPDTETLDGPDDAPVSARMVCSWNTTDAQVEQFLGLMAG, from the coding sequence ATGTATTTCGCATCAGACAACACCTCGGGAATGCCCGAGCGCATCATCGACGCGATTGCGCGCGCGAATGCCGGCTATGCACCGGGATATGGCACCGACCCCCTGATGGCAGAGGTTCGCGCCCAAATCCGCACGTTCTTTGAGGCACCAGAGGCAGAGGTCTTTCTTGTAACCACCGGTTCTGCCGCGAACGCACTGGCTTTGGCCAGTTATTGCCCACCTTGGGGCGCGGTCTATTGCCATGCGCTGGCCCATATCGAAGTCGATGAATGCGGCGCGCCGGAATTCTACACAGGGGGCGCAAAACTGACGCATGTGGCGGGCGAGAACGGCAAGATGGCCCCGGACGCGCTGCGCGATACGCTGGCGCGCGCGGGACGCGGTGTTGTGCATAATGTGCAGCCCGGCATCCTGAGCCTGACCAACCTGACCGAATGCGGCACGCGCTACACCCCGGACGAGATTGCCGCAGTGTCGGCCATAGCAAAGGCGCACGGCCTGCCTGTGCATCTGGACGGCGCGCGCTTTGCCAATGCGCTGGCGGCCGAAGGGTGTAGCCCCGCCGAGATGAGCTGGCGCGCGAGCGTAGATGTGCTGTCGCTTGGCGGCACAAAGAATGGGCTGATGGGCGTGGAAGCAGTGGTTATGTTCGACCCTGCGCGCGCGTGGGAGTTTCAATTGCGGCGCAAACGTGGGGGGCATCTGTGGTCAAAGCACCGGTATCTGTCGGCGCAAATGGCGGCTTGGCTGCAAGACGGGTTGTGGCTGGAGCTGGCCACGCAAGCAAATGCAATGGCGGCGATGCTGGAGGCCGGCTTGGCAGGGCGGGCAGAGCTGTTGTTTCCGCGCGGCGGCAATATGCTGTTTGCCCGCTGGCCCCGCGCCACACACCAACAGATGCAGCAGGCAGGCGCGCAATATTTCCTGTGGCCCGACACCGAGACCCTCGATGGCCCCGACGACGCCCCTGTCAGTGCGCGGATGGTCTGTTCGTGGAACACCACAGACGCACAGGTGGAGCAGTTTCTTGGGCTGATGGCTGGATAA